TAGCATTCCCAGATGAAATGTACTTTGTGATTTCCCCAACTCACATAACTTGGGCATACAGTTCACTAACTTAATTTCAACACACAATTGAAATTAAATAGAAAGTCTGACAAAATTGGCATCAACATTATGGTAGTTATCACCCTTTACGCAACAGGGGTCACTTTTCTCGGAATTCAACCTGCCAATGAGTAACTGGTAGAAATGACATAATTGTTGTCTTGTCTGGAAGTGAGGCTGGTGTCTCGCAATGTGATGCAAGATGAAGTGACCAAATACAGTAGGTTGGTGTGTGAAGTAGGTTAAAAGTTGAAGGTATTGTTGCTGCTTCTCAGCATCTGATAAGGCTTCTCTTGTCATGGCTTGAGAGTCCTTCGTCTTTCAGTTTCACACATAACGCCATTCAAGTGTCAGATGAAGCAATTCCCCCCTAATTGCCTTTGAAAACATGTTCAAAGAGCAACGAGGAGTAACGACAGGTTGTCTTCGTGTTTAGTGCACTGGAGGTCTCAGACTGTGACATGAAACGTTTCGCTTTTGGATGGACGTGTAAATCAACTTGATCCCAGCCCCCCGAGCCCGGGAGCGGCAGGCACCCCTCCCTCTAAAATGCACCCCCTAAACCTCGGTGAGAAGCTTCAGCCCAACCCTGCGCCCTCCAGCGAAGAAAGCGTAGGCGGGATGTTCCAGCTCGTGGCAGCTGGAGGGAGAGGCCAGGTGGGGCAGGTATGGTGGCTCGGGTGAGGTCACCAAACTGACAGCTCGTAGGATTAGTGCGTGTTAAAATAAAGACCGAGACGGATGGAaggaggtgggaaaaaaaaaacaaagctcaGATGGGGGATATAAATGCGCTAAAAAGACAAAGAAGATGTGCTGGATCACGAGCTGTGTAGCGCTGCCAAAGCCCGAGAAAAAGGGGGAGACAGACACACAGAGAcagcatggaggaatgcggtaaATCCCCGAGCGACCCGACAATCCTCTGGAGAAGGAAAAGAGGAATTTTTATGTGCTGCAGGTGAGCAGAACTGATAGGGAGAGAAAGGACAAGAAAGAGAGAAGGCGCCGGACAGATGGAAAAAGAGGGAGAAACACGGGGGTGGCCGAGGGAATTGAAAGGaagcgtgaaaagtttttttttgattgtAGCAGACCATAAGGGGACATGTGGGGTGAAAAcggagggggagaaaaaaaaatgacaccaaatgagACAAAATGGGAAATTATTCAGTTTGATGGGATGCTACGGGACATGGGGGAAGGAAGACACACACATGGAAAAACATTTGCGAGCAGACCTTCAAAAGCGTATCGAAAGAAGCACTCTGCAGCGTTTTACTGCTTTTTTATTCACCGTTTGTCCAACcatttttatttggatgtaCATTGAGGGTTGCATCAGACAATTCCGATTAAGTGCTCCCATTTCTAACACGATGAGATAACCTCCAACAAAAATTGGGCGACATTAAGGCAATATGAACTAGATGGCAATGCGGCGTAATTGAACCAATCAGAAAATTCCATGAATATGAAGTATTTTTGTCATCGCGAACTGGCACCTCAGTTAAATTGGAAAGAATTATGAACAGTTCCAAATACGAGCCAAAACCTTCTGGCTTTTGCTAGAGAACAGAAAATGTGAGGAAAAGCTTAGTAACACATATGAACTGTATTCGGAGTTAACCAGAGGCACTTTAAATAGTGGCAGGTGTGTGCTGGCTTCAATTTAGGAGGGATTTTATTTTTCGTGTACGTGAGAGATTGTTCGAGGTTTATTTGTTGAGtgggagagatttttttttttacgtcagaGATGTTTTGATGCTTTTGCCTatgagattttgggtgcatgtgaGAGGTAACATTTAATGTAAATGCGTGAGGTTGCTGTGTTTgtgaggggttttttttgtgtgtgcatctgAGCGATAActgtattttggttgttattgttatttaatGGTACTGGATACTCTACTGTCCTACTTATCAGTGCAAACGTGGTGAGGCAATTAAAAGCCAGTGGGCTTCACGTGAAGAAGCTCGGCCATATAACTAATGATTCACACACATGCTCACGCACACAGACAGGAGCGTACAAAACTGTCTTTGTAACTGGTGGCAGACGCTCATTCATTGTTAACTAaatgcaaaaaacatgcagCGTATGTCTTGAACGTGTTTTCATGTACATGTGTCATGTCCCAGTCAGCCTGCCCCCCCACATCCCCAACTTTCACTCATGAGTAATGCGTGATAATGTGTCAGCGGTGACACCATGCATAGAAGTCACTTCCTGCTCAGCTAATGCTGCCTTGACACGTTTCCGTTGTGTTGTGGAAATGTTTCCTGAAACAGTCCTCTGGGTaccctttgtgtgagttcagaaTTTGACATTCATAAATGATGAGCTACCCTGAAAAAGATTTTTGTTGAATTTACtcaattttatttcatcaaatAGTAATTAAATCATTTGGATTGAAATGCATTTTCAAAGTAGGCCACATGAATCTGGATCAAgataattttattatttcaacACACCATTTCTAGTGTATTTGCAATAATGGTTTGGTAAATGTGATTGTCACGTTCATAAATGGATAAACAATATTTATGTGTTCTGCGTTCACTGTGTGTCACTCGCATACTGTAGATAGATGAACTAAGATAGATATAATTGTAATTTGCAATTTATCATTTTCGTTCAAATGCACCCTATTTTGCAATCACAGCTATGTCATTGTCATATTAAAGGATTCATGgctaaaaatgacaataaacgTCTTCTATCCAACCAATCATAGGATGAAAAAATGCTCATACAAGTTAGCTGATCGTGTAAGAAATTTGAAATCTGATTGATAACACAAACGGTCGCATTGGCAGCAGTCCTGACTCTGAAGGTCCTGGTCAGATTAGATTAAGAGGGGCTGAAAactgattggacaaaaaaaaaaaaaaaaaaaaagatccaaaaGCATGTACTAGAAGCAGTACTGCCCAAAGAAAcataattaaatatatttttttacgccAAGTAAAATCAGGACCCTCCTTCTTAGCGTGTCTCATTCTGACTGATATGTGTAATGCTCCATGATTTTCCCACGGGACACTTTCAAAGTAACAAGTGGAGGTGTTACTGTGTGATGGAAAAGCAGCACTTTGGTCCACCCACACACATTTCACTTCAATCGTGTGTGTCGGGGATGGCGTGCAGTTGTTTTGCAGGTGTGAACCTTGGAGGTGATAGCTGGGATATCCTCATTGATCCCTTCATATCCAGCCTGGGGCAAAGGGGAAGGAGCCAGCGAGCACATGGGAAAAATACTCAGGTAAGagcaataaaagcaacaaaGAGCCAAAGGAGGAGGGGAAGCAAGGCAGGTGAGAAAGAAGCCCGAACAAAACTTGTGTGAGATGACAGTGGGATTATGAGGAGTGTGTTTGTACCTGCGCTGATGTCAATCCCTGCTGTCACTGGTCAGGGAGATGTTTAGCAGGAAGAGGAGCTTCGTGAGATTGTGTGGAGGGAGGAGCAATGATGTGGTGGGAGATgaaagaggaaaagaaagagGAAAGGATTTTCACCTCAGTAGACAAAAAAGTGTTGCTTTTCTCTGCCTTTTTTTGGGCAGGGGTGGGGTGGGAGACCCTgaagatttttgttttgtttccgcACAACAGCTCATTCCCCATCACCTGAAAACGAATGTACAATTGGTTCCCCAATGACCAATAACAGCCCATTGTGTACAAAagctagtatttattttttctttcgaGTTTTCGATACAGTATTTTCCacacaggataaaaataaataaacattttttttaataaatacaataatgtACTGTTAAAATGTCTTAGACCACCACTAGTGTTATAATATGCAGCAATGATTCTGACATACAACACAATAGTGGGAAATGCAATTTAGAGTCAACCCAATTAAGTTCATAATCATTTGCATTTGCattgctttttttaaatgaatttaaatgaatgaaaagtCATTATTGTCCATTACATTACTAGCAATGGCGTACACTTTACTttgagtcatgtttttttttcagtcatttttCTGATTGTAACCTaataataagactgaaaaataaCTGTTCTGATTATGATAGCATTAGTAAATCTAGCGATGGCCCAAGACTTTCATCTCAACCTTTAACCACATCTTAAAGGCCCATTGTAAGATTCATAAATTCTTTGGAGGGGGGAAAATGAAGCTACATACGTTTTTTAAAAAGCCATAAATAATCACTTTCACATGTGAGttgcaaacatacacagaagagAGTGTTTCCATGCCAGCTCCTCAGGGCAAAGTCTATGGATGTCCGTTTTGGATCAAGCCATGCCTTCTGCCTTTTGTCTCCAAAACCCAACTTCTGTCCTTTTTATTTCCAGTAGATGAGAGTGCATCCTGCTCCTCTTGTAAACTGTCCTCTACGCAAACACTGAGGAGGTCCAAAgcaacatacacacatgcacaacacTCTCTTGTGCAGATGCAGTCAGAGAGGATTTATGGCTGAGAAGAGAGGTTATCAAGAACCGCATCAAAGATACCTGCGCTAAAGATTTATGGTGGAGCATCGAGTTTCTCCTGCTCGCATATTAGGTATAACCTCCATCAGGCTGCATCATGTTTTAGTGTTTCAGTTTTCTGGATCACTTGTGTTTGCTAAGCCCTAAATGTTACAGCCAATAAAAACTTCTCATTTGATAAGTGTAAAATGATCCAAGTAATAACTTGCTGGTATGTTTTTCACTGTGTTCGGTCCTTGGTAGAACCTGTTCTCTGAatatttttgttgcattttgCACAAACACAGTGGAATTTGTAGGAAGCCAACATATTTGGAACATTAAGGAACATGTTAGTACAGTTTCTATAAAGGTGGCAGTTTCCAATATTTTGTCTGCAAAAATACCATTCCATGATGGATTGTGCTTGACCTTAGAGGTTTtgctatgtgtgtgcatgtgtgcaaccACCACTGTCCGACTGAAGTGTAAAGCGCTCTTGTACAGTTACTGTAACTGACCAGCTGACTTGTGCTTACTCAGCATTACATTCCCCCTTTGGCTATTCTTTCCAGCGCTTGTCCACTGACTCATCTCATTTTGCTCTCCTCTCGTGCCCCTTCGTCTGCGACTTGTTCACCCCTCCGGcggtttcctcctcctcctcctcctcttccgccAAACTCCTTTTGTCTACTCTCCATTCATAACATTTCTGATGAATGTTTGCTGATTCACACCAGTTGTGTCACTGAATCTGTTTTTGCTCAATGGCTGCACTGTCACTCAGCTGACTCttaagtgtatgtgtgtgtgtgtgtgtgtgtgtgtgcgtgtgtgtgtgtgtgtgtgtgtgtgtgtgtgtgtgtgtgtgtgtgtgtgtgtgtgtgtgtgtgtgcgtacatgcgtgagtccgtgtgtgtgtgcgtccgtgcgcgcatgtgtgtgtgtggcacacCCTGGACTTTATGCCAGTCAATTGCAAGGCACAGGGACAAGACAGCCATTCATACCTAAATAGGAGTCTTCAATAAACATATTGGAATGTGAGAAGCGGCAAAGGCAGACCGGAGCCGCTCAATCTCAGAACCGAGGCGAATGTGCTAACAATTTGAGCATTGCGCTGCCCACATTAATAAGAATAATAAAGCAAAATTAACAAAGTAAAATAAAGAATCTATTCATTGATTGCTAATTTCACCGAGAGTCGAAAACGGGGTCAATGCCCAGCCCCTAGTGCAAATACTGTCAAGGTTAACACTGCACATTGTGTGAGTTGGATGTGTCTTGCTGCATCTTCTCAGCCTCTCAGTCTCCTCTTAAGGCGGTTAAAGTCCTTCGCCGAACGCCACAACCAGCTCTGCAGCTCGCGCAGTATCCAAAAGCCTTCCACCTTCCTGGCAAAGTCGCTCATGGACGGCCGCACAGAGAGGAGCACAGCCGACGATGACGAGGAGGCAGAGAGCAGCGAGGGGCCTCCGTGTAAAGACAGCGTTGAGGGCGTGGGGACAAGCCCGTGCTCCTCGCCTGGCCCCAGCTGGTAGAGAAGGGAGAAGGTGGATGGAGGGGGATGCAGCGTGGGAGGGAGGAGGGAGCGAGGACGGCGTTGATGATGCGATGAGGAGAAGTCCACGATGAAGCTCTTCTCTCCATCCACAATGGCGCCGTCCTCCTTCCTGAGCGTGTCCGTGTGAAGGAAGTCCAGGTTGTAGCTGTATCCCTCGCCGGCCGGCTTGACGACGGCGGAACCGGACTGCCTCTCTGCCTCCTCGCCAACGCTCAACAAGCTCCTCCCCCATCTTCTTGTGTCTACCGATGGATGCTCTTCTTCCCAGTCCCACTTCCAGACGGTCGGTTCTTCCCTCCTCCCTCTCCTCTTCTCTCCTCTTGCCTTCTGCCTCGATTCACCGCTCCTTCCTCCGTCTGCCGCCTCCTGCCGCCTCCTCGCTTTCCCTCGCTTCACATGCACACTGAGGCCGCCCTCGCTCTCCCCTCGGCCCCGTCTCCCTGTCCTCATCCTGGTTCTGGACCTGTATGAGCTGCTGCTGATCAGAGGTGCCGGGCGGTCTCCCCCTGTCCTCCTCTGAAGCTCACCAAACTTCTTTTCAGGAAGGGCATAGCCCAGAGTGTTCATCAGCGCCGATATGGAGCCCAACAGGCCGTCCAGGCCTGTGCAGAAGTGCAGCAGGGAAGTCTTGAGGGAGGGGCAAAGGGTGGAGCGGGCCAGCTCCCTCACAGCCGCCAACAGGACTGAGTAGGCCCTCTGGTTCTGAGCCAGACGGGCTTGGTTCTCCAGGCCTTGCCACAACTCCAGGCGGGTGGCGGCGCTGGGCAAGGAAAGAGCCGTGCTATTGGGCCTCGGCGGCGAAAAGTCTTTATCGTTGAACGGGGGGCCGAGGTATGTCAACTATGGGGGCGACACACAAACAAGTTGAATTTTAAGAATTTCAGATCTTGTCAAGCACATTAAGCAGAACCAAACAGATGTGCAGGCATGTTCTGATGAAGACCCACGGGAGGGTCGCCAAAAACAAAATGCTTCCATTGTCTGAGAAACACATATGTGCAGTAAATGTTTGAaataacactaacccaaccttgACATATCTGCCTAAACTATTAGAAATAATATAAACTGACACAGAAATGGCACAATGGTATTCTAGGTCAATAAATCTCTTTTCAACTCAAATAATTCCCACGAGTAATTCTCCAGAAGTAACATTGCTCTGCAGTACTCATGTGGTAAAAAGATTAAAGATGAAATGTGATTATCTGTGTTGCAGTTCTTCCCATGCGTGTTACCAATATAGACCCTAACCAGATCAACTTAAAAGCTACATTTTCAGATCAATCCAGAATTTCTTATGGATCCAAGGGGGTGGGGGTAAATTACAACTTCGTTTGATAATATTTgactgtgtgtgtacatgttgaCTGAGACTTTTCTTCTTAAATATAACTGTGTATCCTGGATTACATCAAAATAAAACCTCATTTGATGTTAGGCTTCTACATGCATATTACAaattttgttgaaattacagttgaaaGAGAGGCACTATGCTATTTCAACATCAACCATTAGCATAGAAATTGAGGAGGGGGATTTTTCATTTGAGCATTTATGAAGGAATACTGACAAACACTGAAAATGACCAATATATAAATAACAGTTACAAAATGGTAATCTGACTTGTGTCAGAAAAATTATGTCTTTAATTGTGGCTTTAAATTATCATGCTTTTGTATTTTTACCCCTATAATGCTAAAAATTGgtaaattgaaaaataatacatttacaaAGAGCGTTGAATCATTTTGAGTGCTTCTGTACTTCTGTCGATCAAAAACTGGAAGCAGACAGCACACAACAAActcaatgaaataaaaagaaaataaacaaaactcACGTAGACATCTTTGATTTCCTTGAGCTGATATTCCAGAAATTTGGTGAGCTCGTACGTGCTCTCTATTGAACTTCTCTCACTGGCCAGGCTGTGGGAAGAACTCACGGTGGCGACTGTGGCAGCAGCCAATAAGAACACAAGGTGGATTTGATGAACTGCAAacgcgacacacacacatattagtCAAAGTGTTCTAGCTGTAATACTTATAATAGCTTTAAGAGGTTTTCATAATCACAACATAGCGCCAGAAATGACAACCGGCGATGAGTTCCAAACTTAAGTTGCTGCTCcgtcatagtttttttttttctctcttacaATATTCCAGTGTACTTCTTTGTCTCTATGGCGATGGCCTTGTCTGTTTACACACTGCCAGCACACTCATCTAACACTGCCAATAAAACTTTTTCCGTTTCCACTCTTATTTTGGGCTCTCTGGCTATCAGAGGTTTACACTGGCTTCAAATAAAACCTCACTTAATAGCGAGGGATGAGTGACTTCCATGTTCTCATACAAACGCACGCACActtgtatgtttaaaaaaagggTTTCAACCAAATGTTTTTGCATTAGTTATATTTTTGGAGGTCATTTGTAGTTTGCAGAACATTTGTGGAGGTTAAGATATGTTACAGTTAAGATATGGGAGGGCATGTTGGAAAGGAGagccacagtttttttttttttttttttatgggaccACAATTAAAAACTGAGAACCCTCACAACGAGCTGCTGCAGGCCACTACTTACGGCCAGACGCTCACACTGAACTCACCTGTCCATTCACTGTAGTCACTGTCTTTTTGGGTGGGGCACGATGGATGAAAGGCATTtaataattcattttaattgGTAAAATAGCTTTGATTAAATCAGTAAAGGATGAGTAAATTGAGTTATGAGCTTGGTCTCAAGAACAAATTAAACTTGTCAGTCAAGGTACCGCTGTGTAATGTAattcgtgtgtgtgttcagtGCTTTCAACTCGAGTTTCAAACAGAGAAGATTGGAGCTGAAAGGTGTTTTTCAGCAAGAAGGGACTGCATGTTCGTCGGCCTCTCATTTTCTGGTTTCACTcaagcacacgcgcacacacgaacATATTCTCTTTTGCAAACTGCCTGTCTCACACCGCATGACACCCAGACAGCAGGCGGTGATTCATGTGTGTAATTATGGTCGAAACATGCCGCTGTTTAACAGGTGTGAATTATGGATTGCACAACGATTTTAGCGACTCTGCCAGTTTTTGTATGACTGACACACCTCGGGCCTCTCGTTTGCGTCACCCTATTCGTCCTTTTTTGTTCCGCCCAGTTACGGCTCCTTGCTTATGTCGTCAGTAGACAATTTAACCTGATTAGCCACCTATAGTCCCCTTTTTGGCCCTTTTTTTTAACCCTCCAAGCCTTCGTGTCCCTGTCATGGAACATGTCAACAATGAACAATGCAAAACTAGAGAGCAACTTGAAGTGACCTGAAAATACAAAGGTGGGCATTCCGTCCCAGTGATGGAAAAATCCGTTTGTCCGTTCTGACCGAATTCCCATTTTGCGGGTGAAAGACGAAGAAagagaaaatttaaaaaaaggacgGACTGAGTGTAGACGGAAGTGGGTTTTGATTTGTTCTTGTAATTGTCGCTACCCTGGATCAGTGACGACTAAATTCTCGGACCGTTTTGGCACAATAACATGGAAGTCTGTCAAAGATAGGGGTTTCTGTTCCTGCTTTGTCTTGCGTGTGTAATCCGTACATTCGGACCGAATGTGAATGctaaaaatcaaaaaaaaatttgtttctttgtgcaTTAGGTGGGAAAAGAAGACTCAAGTGAAGTAAAGTGAGTTTTCTAAAATCCTATTTATGAAAGATTGTATTGACAAAAATACAATTATGCCAGTTACGATTCTATCAACAAAAATGTTGTCTTACCATACAGGTTTTTAAAGAAACTCAATTGAAAATTATACAACAGCCAAGTTCAGACTTTTTTATTGCAgttttctattctattctattctattctattctattctattctattctattctaatgTTCAGATTTCATTGACAGAGGGGTATTAATTAAACAATAGTCACTGTGTCACTTAATTATACAGTATTCCACCACATAATTGTTTTGTCATTAATTTGATCTATGATATATTTATGGTTAGCTGACAAAGTAATTGTGGGGAAAATCTGGCAAGAATATATGAATAAAAGccaatgtttaatttttttgagtgaTGTTTCAAACATCCAATCCAATACGTACAAGAGACACTAACATATAGTGTGTCTTTTCAAACAGATTCTAACTTCATTTGTGAGTGAGCAAAATTGATATCTAAATAATTGGctcaaaaaatcttttttttttttttttttacgtttactCTTTTGAGACATCTTACTGATGAGAATCATATTCAATGCAATATTCAACAAATAGTCCCGTATGTGATTCatacatatacagtatatacaattttatacaaaccatatttcatatatattttaattctgGTCATGAGCAGCAGGTCTGGTCGCTTTAAACAAACTGAGTAATGGATGCCTTGTAATTTGTCTGACGTGCACGTGGCTACATTTCTAATTAGGGCTGATGACTTGTACCACGACCCGTCGAACCTCCGGTTGCCCACATCAAAGCGTTTCCATGAAGTATTTTCGAAGTATCTCGAAAAACTCTTCCGTAGTCCCGGGCCGctcccacacacatgcacacgcacacatgcacaaacgcatgcttgcacacacgcacacacacactttaaaaTAAAGACACTGAGAACAAACCCCATCAGCCGAAAGAATGCGTTCATCCCAAAGAAGCCTATCACCTAGCAGGACCAATAAGCATCTTTGTGCCACATGTGAACATTAGAAGACAATCAGGTCATGCAGAGCTTCCTCCTGTGGAACATCTAATGGCATCCCATCACGAGGGAACAAAATTGAACAAAAATCATTTTCACTGTGGAAAAACTGTTCCCACACAGAGAAAAGTACACAAAATGCCCAAAAAGTTCCATGATGGTCATGGTGAATTGACATtctgatatttttttattttaggaggCATCCTCCTCCATCGTGCC
The sequence above is drawn from the Syngnathus scovelli strain Florida chromosome 1, RoL_Ssco_1.2, whole genome shotgun sequence genome and encodes:
- the clcf1 gene encoding uncharacterized protein clcf1, which codes for MTYCTVHQIHLVFLLAAATVATVSSSHSLASERSSIESTYELTKFLEYQLKEIKDVYLTYLGPPFNDKDFSPPRPNSTALSLPSAATRLELWQGLENQARLAQNQRAYSVLLAAVRELARSTLCPSLKTSLLHFCTGLDGLLGSISALMNTLGYALPEKKFGELQRRTGGDRPAPLISSSSYRSRTRMRTGRRGRGESEGGLSVHVKRGKARRRQEAADGGRSGESRQKARGEKRRGRREEPTVWKWDWEEEHPSVDTRRWGRSLLSVGEEAERQSGSAVVKPAGEGYSYNLDFLHTDTLRKEDGAIVDGEKSFIVDFSSSHHQRRPRSLLPPTLHPPPSTFSLLYQLGPGEEHGLVPTPSTLSLHGGPSLLSASSSSSAVLLSVRPSMSDFARKVEGFWILRELQSWLWRSAKDFNRLKRRLRG